The Lolium rigidum isolate FL_2022 chromosome 1, APGP_CSIRO_Lrig_0.1, whole genome shotgun sequence region acattatcccaagtggtttggaaacctggggattcacacttctgggttgGTCTTATGGTGACAAAAAATGTcttctttcgccatggtactttcttgaTCAAGAATGGAAcatagatacggttctgggaagatgcttggctagacaatgcacccttaagtgaacattatcctgctttgtatagaattgttcgtcgccaaggtgataccattgccacagtaatggctacctcacctccgaatgtgacgttcagacgggttttacttggacaaaggcttGTGGCTTGGAATACCCTAATTCACCGGCCCGGAGATATTCAACTATCGGCTGAaccagacgaatttagatggaatcttcatgtagatggtactttttctgTAAAATCATTATGCAATGCGATCAttcattctgatataccagttgataacaataagaagatttggaagatgaagatatcattaaaaattaatttttttggatggtatcttcgtcgaggggttattctcaccaaagacaatcttgttaagcggaattggcacggaagtacacggtgtgttttttaTCATCAGGATGAAACCATTAAACACCTATTCTTCATGTgccattttgcgagatctatatgaccagtcatccaagtagcgtctagccTGTATCCTTcgactagtgtcgccaatgtcttcggcaattggcttcatggtatcgatttaaggtttaagttgcttcttaggatggggtcgctagcagttatctgggcgctttggctatgtagaaatgacaagatttttaatgataaaaattactctttattgcaggtcatctacagatgtatagGTATTCtctgttcgtggttacctcttcagcgagtgaagaaccgagacctatttacggaggtctgtacatggttggaggctacggcgagggatacttttttcctacatgggtggcagcatagtctacggatagaagcCCCGCCTACACCTTAggcgtcatatgattcatcgttccgatatgtatctcaCCTAGTTTTTTATATCTTttgacttgagacaacaaaacggttgtgtgcatcctgattatgcagaggctggatgtaattattttttaaagtaataaaacatcctttatcgaaaaaatgaatCACGATATAAATCTAATTGCTCTGGAAATGACCGAGCTCTAGGATAATTCTCGGCAACTGAGAACTAGCAGAACCGCATTTTTTCATGAGTCAATTACCTGTTGGACTTTATTTGCGTTATTTGCTTTCGTCCCGCAACTATGTTTTCCTCCCATCTTAATCAATCTACTTTTTCATCTTAATTCTCGGTCACTTGCAGCTCGCGGCTAACGTGAACCAGGATGCAAATTAACAGTTTTTCGAtaatgggcactttattactttgagcaatagacccggcctctgcatagctaagaggCACACAGCCGCATAAATATCTGTTACAAAAACAACACTGAAACCCAAAGGCAAATCAACAGTTATATTTTTTTGCTCAATTGCGATTCACTTGCAAcggtaaaaatactcattttttatCCACTTGTAACTCGCATAATGCACGAATCATGATGTAAATCTGTTCTATATGTAACCGTGTTCTAACCTAATTCTTGAAAAATAATTTTGTGTGACCTCGTCACAAAATCACTTGTGTGGAGCAACTCCAACAGTTGACAAATGTCTCTAGCCCCGTGCTAAATGTTGGAGTTGGTTCCAGGCAAATGAAGTTGTGCAACATGTTCCATAAAATTATTTTCCCTAATTCTCCTTCTAACGGAGAACTAGCAAAAACGCATGTTTTCATGAGCTCGACTATGTGTTGgagttcgtttttttttttttttggcttcgaCCCTCTATCTTAATCAACGGTAATTCTACTTATAGAACCTGCCTTCGATCACGTTTTCGAACGATGCATGGTGTTAGCGTTAGGTTCTATAAGGAGCGGAGATGTCAGTGGCATGCATACATGCTTGTACGAAATCATTTCACAATCCAGAAATTCAAAATAAAACTTTCTCTCTCACTGATTTTTTTTtataatgggcgctttattacttatagagaagcaattacacccgacctctccatagctaagatgcacacaactgTTTAAAAAGTCTCAAAAGTCTGAAGTGCTAAAAAAGGCGAATTACATATCAGACATGAGCAAATATAAAATGCCTAAGGTAGTGAAGGGGGAGGCCTAGTCCGTAGATTATGctaccacccatgtagggaaaaaataTCTCTCACtgtgtcctccaaccgtgtacagacttcCGTAAACAGGTCGCGGTTCTCCACCTTCTGAGTGCAAACCACAAATAGAGAGTagcggtacatctgtagataacccgCAAAAGAGaataatttttgtcattaaaaactttTACTACTCAAATCTTCACTATCCGTCTTCACTATTATGTTTGTATAGACGAGGGCTTTAAAAAAAGATTCCATTTTAAAAGGTTTTGATGAAAAAAATGCTAATTGCTAGATTATATTGTAGCTAACAGGTTACTAGTTAACTGTTACTACTCAAATCGTATATAGTTATCGAATAATTTTTACATGTTTTTTCATAGCAATGATCTAAATGTTGAGAGGGTGGATATTTGATTCAGTCTAATCACGTAAAAGATGGCATTATCATCACGCAAAGCTTACATGGGTGATAGCAAAGTTAAACAACATGTCAATCATTTGATTTTAACCTGGCAACCAATTTTGGTTAACCTGGTGATCAAATGACTGTAATATGTCAACTAGGTTGAAAAATTATAATTAAAAAATATTAATATGATCTAGCTTCGAAGATCTCGTCGCTAAGAAGCTAATCGTGAAAATGAATGTGAATTTCAACTTACGATTCAagataaaacattttaaaaaagAAATTATACGTGGCAATGAGctgcatacatgtggtggcatatTAAATCCGTGCCTACAAAACTCTAACCTCGGACAAGTGCCCTAGATCAATCTATGTTTCCATTCTGTCTTAATTAGCATATCTTTCGGCTGGTTTAAGAAACACATGCAGCGGCAGCGGGGCGCGGGGAAATCGACAGCCAGTGTACGGTGGCGAGGCTACCTGCAAGCGAGGGCATCAAGCAGGCTGGTCGCAGCACCATAGATCAGACCTTCAGGGCACGTTAGAAATTGTAATGTGGACAGCGCTCGCCGTAGAGAAGAGTCAGTGTTCTCCAATTACTGTAGCATACAGGTCTGTAGCCATCTGAAAGCAACCCTGCAGCGTCCAATAACTCATCCCTAGATGCAAGGATGACATGCCGTCACGATTTCAGTTTCAATCAGTGGCTGTGGCGACCTCGTCCTTCCAATGTTAAGCTTGCACTTGTTCCTCCAGGTCCACGTACAGAGACGCCGGTCAGCAGAGTCTGCCGGAGACCGGAGTAGTGTGGTAGGCAACGCCAAGCAACAGCCAGTGCGCACGTCTCCTATCGTATCATCAGCAGCCGGCCCCAGGCTATATATATGTGATTGTTTGTGTTCTCCCTCCACTCACCGCCCACCAAGCCAAGCCGCCCCACTACCTGACTGCCACTTGTGCGATCCTGCCATGGCCGCTGCTGTCTTGTCTTCTCGCCGCCGCGGCCATGGCTGCTTCGTTCGCCTggtcgctgccgccgccgttgTTGCAGCATTCGTGGTCGGGGCTGCTCGTGCTGAGGTGGGGAGCTCCGGTGGTGATCGCGTGCTCCTCAACGTGGAGTCCCTCTTCCCCGCCCCGTCTTGCGCCACTCCACAAGGTTAATTCCCTTGGGTCCAGCTCCACCACATCCATGATCCATGATCAAGTTGGCTGCTTGCTTTCTTCTGTCAGCTGATGTTGATTACTGAACTAGCTAGCTCTTGCACCCGACCATGCTAGAGTAGCTTCTGTTGATTCTTTGTTATCTGGATTACTGAAGTGTGGTTTGATTCTCTAGTTTTAGGTACACATAATGACACAATAGAGTGCTACTGAAGTGTGTTTTTTTCTCATGACAACACCGGTCTTAAGAACTGCTGAATGAAGAACTCATGAAATACAAGAAAATCCATGCAAGTAAATTCACAAAGTTTCTGAGCATGTATGGCAGCTGGTGAAAACTGGAGTGCAACTTCCGAAAAGTCATTCACACCTCAAAGTGGTTACTTGAAAAAAAAACTGTTTAGTGCAGAAAAATAGCTGAAAGTGAGCAAACATACCTGTGCTGTCTTTTACTACCAATTTTTCTTTGTCTGGTCGAACATGACCAGGTAGTTAGAGTCACAAGCTGACAATACAAGACCACTAGCTACATGACCAAGTCTGAGTGTGACAATGACAGATGGTTCGATTTCATGATCGATTATTACAACTCTAATTCAAGATATCATTTTCTAGAAGAATAAGTTCACTGCCATTCTGAATTTTATCTAGCATTCCGCAAGAAAAGGTAAAGTCTGATTCTTTCAGAATTTTCTAACACTAGCCCGAACATGTCCCTGAAATACAGAGCACAAACCCAACGCCGCGACGTCAGCGAGGATGAGGATCGTCCACCGGCACGGTCCGTGCTCTCCACTGGCCGACGCGCACGGGAAACCGCCGTCCCACGCCGAGATCCTCGCCGCCGACCAGAACCGCGTCGAGTCGATCCAGCGCCGTGCGTCCGCGACAACGACCGGCGAACTGACGAAGCGCGCCACACCTGTTCAACCCAGCCTAAAGAAGAACCCTGCAGGGCACTCGACGTCCTCCTCCACCCCGTCGCTGCCGGCGTCATCGGGGCGCTCGCTGGGCACGGGCAACTACGTGGTGACCATCGGGCTGGGCACGCCGGCATCGCCGTACACGGTGGTGTTCGACACCGGCAGCGACACGACGTGGGTGCAGTGCCGCCCCTGCGTGGTCAAGTGCTACAAGCAGAAGCAGCCGCTCTTCGACCCGGCCAAGTCGTCCACCTACGCCAACATCTCCTGCACAGACCCCGCCTGCGCCGACCTCGACCAGAGCGGCTGCTCCGGCGGGCACTGCCTGTACGGCCTCCAGTACGGCGACGGCTCCTCTACCGTCGGCTTCTTCGCGCAGGACACCCTCACCATCGCGCACGACGCCGTCAAGGGGTTCCGGTTCGGGTGCGGGGAGAAGAATAGCGGCCTGTTCGGGAAGGCGGCCGGCCTCATGGGGCTTGGCCGCGGGAGCACGTCGCTGACGGTGCAGGCGTCCGGCAAGTACGGAGGCGCGTTCGCGTACTGCCTCccggcgtcgtcgtcggggaCGACGGGGCACCTTGACTTCGGCCCCGGCGCGGCCCCGGCCAACGCGAAGCTGACGCCCATGCTGACCGACAAAGGGAACACGTTCTACTTCGTTGGCCTCACGGGCATCCGCGTCGGCGGGGAGCAGCTCTCCATCCCGGAGACCGTCTTCTCCACGGGCGGCACTATTGTGGACTCGGGCACGGTGATCACGCGGCTCCCGGCGACCGCTAACGCCGCGCTCTCGTCGGCGTTCGACAAGGCCATGGCGGCGAAAGGGTACAAGAAGGCGCCGGCGTTCTCGATCCTCGACACGTGCTACGACTTCACGGGGGTCAGCGAGGCGACCCTGCCGGCGGTGTCACTCGTGTTCCAGGGCGGCGCCACCCTCGACGTGGACGCGTCCGGGATCATGTTCGCGGTCACCCCGGCGCAGGTGTGCCTGGCGTTTGCGTCCAACGGCGACGACACCAGCGTCGGCATCATCGGGAACACGCAGCAGAAGACCCACGCCGTGCTCTTCGACCTCGGCAAGAAGACCGTCGGCTTTGCGCCCGGTGCCTGCTAACTCATCAATGGTTTGAGCTCCTGCTGATTATTGGACAACTAAGCTGCGTCCAAAACACTAAGTAGACAGTGATTACTATACTACACATAAATAATTAAATACTGCGGCACTGCGATGAAATTTGTATACTTCGACACAAG contains the following coding sequences:
- the LOC124683930 gene encoding aspartyl protease family protein At5g10770-like, coding for MAAAVLSSRRRGHGCFVRLVAAAAVVAAFVVGAARAEVGSSGGDRVLLNVESLFPAPSCATPQEHKPNAATSARMRIVHRHGPCSPLADAHGKPPSHAEILAADQNRVESIQRRASATTTGELTKRATPVQPSLKKNPAGHSTSSSTPSLPASSGRSLGTGNYVVTIGLGTPASPYTVVFDTGSDTTWVQCRPCVVKCYKQKQPLFDPAKSSTYANISCTDPACADLDQSGCSGGHCLYGLQYGDGSSTVGFFAQDTLTIAHDAVKGFRFGCGEKNSGLFGKAAGLMGLGRGSTSLTVQASGKYGGAFAYCLPASSSGTTGHLDFGPGAAPANAKLTPMLTDKGNTFYFVGLTGIRVGGEQLSIPETVFSTGGTIVDSGTVITRLPATANAALSSAFDKAMAAKGYKKAPAFSILDTCYDFTGVSEATLPAVSLVFQGGATLDVDASGIMFAVTPAQVCLAFASNGDDTSVGIIGNTQQKTHAVLFDLGKKTVGFAPGAC